A genomic window from Agrobacterium tumefaciens includes:
- a CDS encoding PRC-barrel domain containing protein, with translation MDHTNHVRLVKTELVSSVLEGATVYGADNHKVGKVDHVHGVGAGSTAIIDVGGFLGIGAKPVAVPLSDLDFMRDEDGDVHAVTSWTKDQLKDMPEHRH, from the coding sequence GTGGATCACACCAATCATGTACGCCTCGTCAAAACCGAACTGGTTTCGTCCGTTCTGGAAGGCGCGACTGTTTATGGCGCGGATAACCACAAAGTCGGCAAGGTCGATCATGTCCACGGCGTCGGCGCTGGCAGCACCGCGATCATTGATGTCGGTGGCTTTCTCGGTATCGGCGCAAAGCCCGTCGCAGTACCGCTCAGCGACCTCGATTTCATGCGCGACGAGGACGGTGATGTCCACGCGGTCACCTCATGGACCAAGGACCAGCTCAAGGACATGCCTGAGCACCGCCACTAA